The following nucleotide sequence is from Methylocella sp..
TTTTGGCGCGGCTTGCGGACATCATAGCAACCCCAGCGACTTAGCTTGAGATACAGCCTCCATGCGAGTGCCGACGCCCAGCTTTAAAAAGACGCGCTTGACGTGCGATTTCACGGTTTCAGGCGAGATCTTAAGGCTCTGGGCGATCCGCTTGTTAGACAAGCCCCGGCTGATCATTGCAAGGATGTCGCCCTCCCGTGTCGTCAATACGTCGCTGATGCGGCGGCCGGGTTCAGCGGAAAGGCGCTTCGCGCAGCGAGCGTCCCACCGCGAAAGGAGGCTTCCAAGAAAAGGTAGCATCTCGCGATCCGTCGAACCGGGCGTTTCGGCATAGTTATAGGCCCGCCCTAGAAGCGCGCCCAATCCCGCGCCGCCTTCCAGAAAGACCTGATAGAGGCCTGCCACCGCTCCTGATTTGATCATGTGGAAAAACAGCGCGTCCGCTTCCTCGGATTCGCCGATAACCGCGAGCATCTCCGCCAGTTCCACCGCCAGTTGGCACGCGACATACAGATTCTTTTTTTCGACGGCGTGGTGATAAAGCAGCCGCAACGTCGTCACCGCCTCGCTCGAGGGAGCCTCGGCCCAGCATACCCGCCAGCGGGCGAGCATGCGATATCGCATTACTTCAGAGCCAGAATGCCCGGATCGTGGACGATGCGTCTCGACATAACCATCAAGGCATTCAACGCTGAGGCGAGCTTCCCTCATCCGGCCCAATTGCAGCAGTAACAAAATGCGTTCGGCCGCGCATGCGGCAACGAGCCTTGGCCACTCGCGGCGCTCCCCCAAAGCCTCGGCTTCGCGAAGCAACAACGCTACGAAGTCATATTGCATCCTGTGCCTGGCGATTCGCGTAAGGACTAGGTACGCGCGCAGGGCGCATTCAATCGAGCCCTCCGCATTGATCGCTGGAAGCCGATCGCGGATGATTATTTCGGCTTCGTCCAGACAGCCTTCTTCGTAAAGCACCTGGGCTATTAGACACGCGGGAAGCGCCGCGATGCCCCCGGCGGCCGGGAGCGCAGTTTCAGCAATATATAAGGCATCCGACGCCAGTCGCTTCGCGGTAGCAAAGTGCAGGTGGTCGAGCGCCATTGCCGCCTCGATCGATAGATCGAGCACCGCTGATATCGTCCCGGACTTCGGCGAGCGAGCGCCGGGTCGACGCCGCGGTAACGAATAGAAAGAGTCGAACTTGCCGAGTTGCCAAAAACCGAAGCGACAGAGAGTTGCGGCATGGTGATCTTGAGCCCCTCCTCTACCTCTCAGATAGGACGCCGCCATCGCTAGAGCCGCAAGACCGTCATCCTGAAAGGCGAGGCCGGCCGCCCGAAGCAACTCTATCGCCGGGCGAAACCGTTTGGAGACCGCGGGAGACGCGTCGCCAAGTTGTAGCTCGATCCAGTCGATCGAGCCAAAGGCCTCGTTGATCTGCAACGCCAATATCATGCGCCAGGCTCGCACTAAGCCTCGCTTGATTTGCGGTAGCGAGGCGCCAGTATGATTCCGCGGCGTTTTGCGGCGCCAAAGGAAGTCGAGCGTTGGTTCTCTGCAGCCGCATTCCTGCTGCAAGGAGAGGCCGGGGTCCGCGTCTTCATTGAGAGCGCCGCGCGGCGCGGGGAATGGCGTTGACGTCTTAAATGGCGTGAGGGTTGGTTGCGAACCCCGAACGCGGGACGCGTCTTCGCCTTGATGCTCTGGAATGCTCCCCTCCGCCATGAAACGATCCCGCTCTAGTACTTTGGCGAGACCCCGGTCAGCCGAACGCTGCGATAGGGGAAGTGATCGCCGTCAGACGCTAGACTCAAAATCTTCGTCAGTCGTGATTTTCAGGTATTATTTGAGTAAAGTTTTGGTATTTCTCGGTGTTTGATCGGTCTTGACCCTCTAGCGACCCAGCGCCATCGGATCGAGGTAGCGAAGGAACTCAGCATCTCGCCGAGCGAGGCTGCTGTAGACGCGTCCGCCCAATCTAGTTTGCCAGAGGGATGCAATCGGCATTCCCCCAATTCCCACGTTCATTCCCCTGGAAAGGGGATTGGTAGTGAACTCGGGTGAGGCGCAAGATTCAGGATGGATGTATTCTGTCGACGGGATCGTCTGAGCGACGTTGCGCCTGTTAATTCGGTGATGATGTCTCCGGCGCGCTCTCAGCGCGACAGACGTCTGCTGGTCTGCCCCCTGAAAAGTGATCCTCCGTGAAGTATGGGCTTATGAGCCTGATGGAGGACTGCGCAATGCCGAGGAAAAGACAGAAGGCGGAAGAGATCGTCGCGAAGCTACGGCAAGTCGAAGTGCTTAGCGCGCAAGGGCGACCGGTCGCGGAGGCGATCCGCTCGATAGGGGTGACGGAAGTTACATACTATCGATGGCGGTCGGAA
It contains:
- a CDS encoding LuxR C-terminal-related transcriptional regulator; translation: MILALQINEAFGSIDWIELQLGDASPAVSKRFRPAIELLRAAGLAFQDDGLAALAMAASYLRGRGGAQDHHAATLCRFGFWQLGKFDSFYSLPRRRPGARSPKSGTISAVLDLSIEAAMALDHLHFATAKRLASDALYIAETALPAAGGIAALPACLIAQVLYEEGCLDEAEIIIRDRLPAINAEGSIECALRAYLVLTRIARHRMQYDFVALLLREAEALGERREWPRLVAACAAERILLLLQLGRMREARLSVECLDGYVETHRPRSGHSGSEVMRYRMLARWRVCWAEAPSSEAVTTLRLLYHHAVEKKNLYVACQLAVELAEMLAVIGESEEADALFFHMIKSGAVAGLYQVFLEGGAGLGALLGRAYNYAETPGSTDREMLPFLGSLLSRWDARCAKRLSAEPGRRISDVLTTREGDILAMISRGLSNKRIAQSLKISPETVKSHVKRVFLKLGVGTRMEAVSQAKSLGLL